The following is a genomic window from Chryseobacterium sp. StRB126.
ATGCTCAGCCCTGATGTTAATGATAAACTCAGGAGCGGTTTCATGAAGCGGAATAAGTTCAGGTTGCTTGAACTGCTCCAGATATTCTTTAATCTGAATTTCATCCAGATGATTTTCATTGATATGAGTAATGGCATCTTTAAACCATTTAGCTGGTCTATATCCCAATTCGATTAAGTGATTTCCGTTAAATTCCATTGTTATGTCATTTTGATGATGCAAAGTAATAACCTTATTGCGCAATAGTTTTGCGTAGATATAAAATTTTTGATTATTTTTACAAAAAATATAAAAAAAGGCAAATTCACTGATTTGAAAATTAGAATTTTGGCCTTATGTAAAGAAAATTAAAACTTACAACTATGATGTTATTAGAACAATTAAAGCATTTTCCTGAAACCGTTCAATTCAATGATGTGATTGCTTATATAGATGCAAACTACGAATTTACCCCTACAGCATTCAAAAACGGAAATATAAGAAATGAAGAAGGGCAGAATAACGGTTCATGTAAAATATTCGGTTTTGCCTCTTACCACGGCCTGACCAAAGAAGAAACACTTCCGCTTTTCGGAGATTTTTACAGAGAAGATGTCCTTAAAAAACCTAATGGTACAGATCATCAGAATATCAGAAACTTCATGGAGTTTGGATGGGACGGATTGATCTTTGAGGGAAATCCGTTAAGAGAGAAATAGGTTTTTAGACAAAAAGAACAACCATGTCATCTAATAAAAACGCTCTGATCCGCTATAAAACATTAGACAAGTGCCTCAAAAATAAATACAGAAAGTATACACTGGAAGACCTCATTGATGAGTGTTCCGAAGCTTTGTTTGAATTTGAGGGCAAAGAGTCTTATGTAAGCAAAAGAACCATTCAGCTGGATCTTCAGAATATGCGAAGTGAAAAGTTCGGGTATGAAGCTCCAATTGAAGTGTATGAAAGAAAATATTATCGGTACAGCGATCCGGAATACAGCATTCATAATATTTCCGTGAATGAAAGCGATCTGAAGGCGATGAATAATGCTGTGCAGATCCTGAAACAGTTTAAAGACTTTTCAATGTTCAAGGAAATGAATGGTGTGATCCAAAAACTGGAGGATTCTATCCATTCTACCAGCCAGAAATCCATTATTCATTTGGATAAAAATGAACAGTTGAAAGGGTTGGAGCATATTGATATCCTGTATGAAAGTGTACTTAATAAAAAAGTATTGAAGATTTTATACAAAAGTTTCACCGCAAGAGAGTCCAATGTATATACAGTTCATCCACAGTTGTTGAAAGAATACAACAACCGTTGGTTTCTGGTTTGTCTTTACAAGCAGAAAATGTATAATCTGGCATTGGACAGGATGGAAGATATTGAAGTGGATGAAAAAACTTCCTATATTGATAAGAATCTGGATGGAGATGAATATTTTAAAGATATTGTAGGAGTTACCGTTGCAGAATCTATAGTTCCTAAGAATGTAGTTTTCTTTGTAGATGCTGCCAATGCTCCTTATGTGAAAACAAAACCATTGCATAAAAGCCAGGAAATTGTAAGTGAAACAAAAGAAGGAACACTCTTTAAAATCTGTGTACAGATCAATTTTGAATTAGAAAGACTATTGCTGGGTTTTGGGGATTCTCTGGTGGTACA
Proteins encoded in this region:
- a CDS encoding HopJ type III effector protein, encoding MLLEQLKHFPETVQFNDVIAYIDANYEFTPTAFKNGNIRNEEGQNNGSCKIFGFASYHGLTKEETLPLFGDFYREDVLKKPNGTDHQNIRNFMEFGWDGLIFEGNPLREK
- a CDS encoding helix-turn-helix transcriptional regulator, which translates into the protein MSSNKNALIRYKTLDKCLKNKYRKYTLEDLIDECSEALFEFEGKESYVSKRTIQLDLQNMRSEKFGYEAPIEVYERKYYRYSDPEYSIHNISVNESDLKAMNNAVQILKQFKDFSMFKEMNGVIQKLEDSIHSTSQKSIIHLDKNEQLKGLEHIDILYESVLNKKVLKILYKSFTARESNVYTVHPQLLKEYNNRWFLVCLYKQKMYNLALDRMEDIEVDEKTSYIDKNLDGDEYFKDIVGVTVAESIVPKNVVFFVDAANAPYVKTKPLHKSQEIVSETKEGTLFKICVQINFELERLLLGFGDSLVVHKPQKLRLRMEEKFKAGSKNYQELIIPEKN